One genomic region from Colletes latitarsis isolate SP2378_abdomen chromosome 10, iyColLati1, whole genome shotgun sequence encodes:
- the LOC143347135 gene encoding uncharacterized protein LOC143347135 — protein MPLPKVSPIVQPHGLLRPITSGLRSLIRPPLHTLPALPHMPMTNILRSVLHPNLHSYIDKLHSMPHTLAKAASLPLQNLLRAQLQLHQILLPTLSPTSLNNAKPGTIPTTDLTHLVGHYSPVVGAPPTSFKSTPTVVDSPQQEDPTSMDKNSNTEENIVSSAKNEKKDANKNEKDGVQNEENNCN, from the exons ATGCCACTGCCAAAAGTTAGTCCTATAGTACAGCCACATGGTTTGCTCAGACCTATTACTAGCGGACTGCGATCTCTTATACGTCCACCACTACATACTCTACCTGCCTTGCCGCACATGCCTATGACGAACATATTACGTTCAGTTCTTCATCCTAATCTCCACTCATATATTGATAAATTACATAGCATGCCTCATACTTTAGCTAAAGCTGCAAGTTTGCCGCTTCAAAATTTACTTCGGGCGCAATTACAACTTCATCAAATATTGCTACCAACTTTATCTCCAACA TCACTGAATAATGCTAAACCAGGCACCATTCCTACAACTGATTTAACACATCTAGTTGGTCACTATTCGCCTGTGGTTGGAGCACCTCCCACTAGCTTCAAAAGTACA CCAACAGTTGTTGATTCACCACAGCAAGAAGATCCCACTTCTATGGATAAGAATTCAAACACAGAAGAAAACATAGTAAGTTCTGCTAAGAATGAAAAAAAAGATGCAAATAAAAATGAGAAAGATGGAGTACAGAATGaagaaaataattgcaattaa